In Pseudomonas alcaliphila JAB1, a single window of DNA contains:
- a CDS encoding PilZ domain-containing protein encodes MSSTTVLPANVVHEAIDERQFVRAKIPARISLQGHGLNGVECEILDISLGGIGLSHEQPLKLGSLFQGSIKLKLNRVDLNIDTKLKIVSQRGHEVGAEFVELDRQKRDILRYIISAYMSGDIADINGLFNVMQRENYIKERKTKQASSRTPTERLKAALGSMLFLGAGLAALSLILYKSYLLFFQMPAAQAVVSANAYVVSMPENGNLKYLIGPEQTSVSTGQPLASVSTQLASSLTSPTDIAALASLSDQDAAALLGRVTVETVIASPCDCSLYFPRPRMDGFAYKQEQLVHLLPQDQPLNVKASVPFDRMDKIERVRAVEMRVLGSDAIYSGEIVASRVDDLRQMVELTIKPDQELPRSAYQLPTAVDFKLGLPLRWTF; translated from the coding sequence ATGAGTAGCACCACTGTCTTACCTGCAAACGTTGTTCACGAAGCAATCGATGAGCGCCAGTTCGTCCGCGCCAAGATTCCCGCCCGCATCAGCCTGCAAGGTCACGGCCTGAACGGCGTGGAATGCGAGATCCTGGACATCTCCCTGGGCGGCATCGGTCTGTCCCACGAGCAGCCGCTGAAGCTCGGCAGCCTGTTCCAGGGCTCGATCAAGCTGAAGCTGAACAGGGTCGACCTGAACATCGACACCAAGCTGAAGATCGTCTCCCAGCGCGGCCATGAAGTGGGCGCCGAGTTCGTCGAGCTGGATCGGCAGAAGCGCGACATCCTGCGCTACATCATCTCGGCCTACATGTCCGGCGACATCGCCGACATCAACGGCCTGTTCAACGTGATGCAGCGCGAGAACTACATCAAGGAGCGCAAGACCAAGCAGGCCAGCTCGCGCACGCCCACGGAACGCCTGAAGGCGGCGCTGGGTTCGATGCTGTTCCTCGGCGCCGGCCTGGCGGCACTGAGTCTGATCCTCTACAAGAGCTACCTGCTGTTCTTCCAGATGCCGGCCGCACAGGCAGTGGTCAGCGCCAATGCCTACGTGGTGAGCATGCCGGAGAACGGCAACCTCAAGTACCTGATCGGCCCCGAGCAGACCAGCGTGAGCACCGGCCAACCGCTGGCCAGCGTGTCCACGCAACTGGCCAGCAGCCTGACCAGCCCGACCGACATCGCCGCCCTGGCCAGCCTTTCCGATCAGGATGCAGCCGCCCTGCTCGGCCGCGTGACCGTCGAGACGGTGATCGCCAGCCCCTGCGACTGCAGCCTGTACTTCCCGCGCCCGCGCATGGATGGCTTCGCCTACAAGCAGGAGCAACTGGTGCATCTGCTGCCGCAGGATCAGCCGCTGAACGTCAAGGCCAGCGTGCCGTTCGATCGCATGGACAAGATCGAGCGCGTGCGGGCGGTCGAGATGCGCGTGCTGGGCAGCGACGCCATCTACAGCGGCGAGATCGTCGCCAGCCGCGTCGACGACCTGCGGCAGATGGTCGAGCTGACCATCAAGCCGGATCAGGAGTTGCCGCGCAGCGCCTATCAATTGCCGACTGCCGTCGACTTCAAACTCGGCCTGCCACTGCGCTGGACGTTCTGA
- a CDS encoding sel1 repeat family protein produces MPVRYLLCTTALTLALASSAHAARSLEQVRYALFQDGQAEVEADLRHLAARGDLGATRLLGEVLAGRSPANTTQAIDLFKQAFADGRGDIGALIPLARLVDNKPRWREANRAYMRQSLGRFTAGRDFIAVDTRLEVFLVYPELFTQDEVTRLIELYDRACLIYCHAPLYRAVAAARYGERSEAEKWFQLAVESDPRAVQRYYEFLGEQRNLLFRAFAERLTPRMNALPVDLVHRIAQQVANIRNIEISTFNNNRPTTRAQNDEEKQAREVKAKAHASLVEQLDREVLQWLDNAIERDFGPAMLSKASFLMTAPDRYSPEPVLALIQRLEQRQGENLTLSMAERENPITPQRIKALRASLHMVLWRTLDPRLSQRLITELQAEQYPEAQLLEGDLYSQGGLDEPDQDRALALYMAEARQGSVNALLRIARLYTYGRAICRDNGKAYAFAYAAHELGDQRATDLMHSLSTRLTPEQRDIAAAEGNRLIEESTL; encoded by the coding sequence ATGCCGGTCAGATACCTTCTTTGCACAACCGCCCTGACGCTGGCTCTCGCCAGCTCGGCTCATGCGGCGCGCAGCCTCGAGCAGGTCCGTTATGCGCTGTTTCAGGACGGCCAGGCGGAGGTCGAAGCAGACCTGCGCCATCTGGCCGCACGTGGCGACCTGGGCGCCACGCGTCTGCTCGGCGAAGTGCTGGCCGGCCGCAGCCCGGCGAATACCACGCAGGCCATCGACCTGTTCAAGCAGGCCTTTGCCGATGGCCGCGGGGACATCGGCGCGCTGATCCCCCTGGCCCGCCTGGTGGACAACAAACCGCGCTGGCGCGAAGCCAATCGCGCATACATGCGCCAGTCGCTCGGCCGCTTTACCGCTGGACGAGACTTCATCGCCGTCGACACGCGCCTGGAGGTGTTCCTGGTCTACCCCGAGCTGTTCACGCAGGACGAGGTAACCCGCCTGATCGAGCTCTATGACCGCGCCTGCCTGATCTACTGCCACGCGCCGCTGTACCGAGCGGTGGCGGCAGCCCGCTACGGTGAGAGAAGCGAAGCCGAGAAGTGGTTCCAGCTGGCCGTGGAAAGCGACCCGCGCGCCGTGCAGCGCTATTACGAGTTTCTTGGCGAGCAGCGCAACCTGCTGTTTCGCGCCTTCGCCGAACGCCTGACGCCGCGCATGAACGCCCTGCCGGTCGACCTGGTGCACCGCATCGCCCAGCAGGTGGCGAACATCCGCAACATCGAGATCAGCACCTTCAACAACAACCGCCCGACCACTCGCGCGCAGAACGACGAAGAAAAGCAGGCCCGCGAAGTCAAGGCGAAGGCTCATGCCAGCCTGGTCGAACAGCTCGACCGGGAAGTGCTGCAGTGGCTCGACAACGCCATCGAGCGTGATTTCGGCCCAGCCATGCTGAGCAAGGCCAGCTTTCTCATGACCGCACCGGACCGCTACAGTCCGGAGCCGGTGCTGGCCCTGATCCAACGCCTGGAACAACGCCAGGGCGAGAACCTGACCCTGAGCATGGCCGAACGCGAAAACCCGATCACCCCGCAGCGCATCAAGGCACTGCGCGCCAGCCTGCACATGGTGCTGTGGCGCACCCTCGATCCGCGCTTGAGCCAACGCCTGATCACCGAGCTGCAGGCCGAGCAGTACCCCGAGGCACAGCTGCTTGAAGGCGACCTGTACAGCCAGGGCGGGTTGGACGAGCCCGATCAGGATCGCGCCCTGGCGCTGTACATGGCAGAGGCCCGCCAGGGCTCGGTGAACGCCCTGCTGCGCATCGCCCGCCTCTATACCTACGGCCGCGCCATTTGCCGCGATAACGGCAAGGCCTACGCCTTCGCCTATGCCGCCCACGAGCTGGGCGACCAGCGCGCCACCGACCTGATGCACTCGCTCAGCACCCGGCTCACGCCTGAACAGCGCGATATAGCCGCCGCCGAAGGCAACCGTCTTATCGAGGAATCCACACTGTGA
- a CDS encoding alginate export family protein, translating into MSAPNSLGRAALLLAFLPLGLLHAEEASITSPELEPVTSLLTHKLFLRTGYGPDETRLGEDRRSFFSLRYEPSYRWYSPEQRWAKWEAFGRLWLNYDTDPNALQSDEGNDENVSSRRHAYSEAREFYVRRNLLGDDPRFSATFGRQRFSDRFGIWWDDSIEALRLDYNDSFGKGFVAIAEKFYYYNSDDNRLDPRDKKIRYLMAEYAWRWHADHWIGARLLHEDDYSGSSPDDRQDFDGLRYGVFLHGDTRHLTSLVSDYHLEVAALDGRLETTQNNGLRDSGDKTGWAVVADVGKRFETLPWTPRVGISGGLTDRPDDSGSDGFTLNRIQSDRRNDPLSYSSRLVSNLVSVNLSNLAFYGIVLETQPTDRTALDMRISDLHLRNRSAQLPLRTTNEGVVRDTGSSHLGQVLDINHYWRMFPLAYDGKRVQLNTLASLSYFKAGSALEIGDDYQLTLGITLTY; encoded by the coding sequence GTGAGCGCTCCCAATTCCCTTGGCCGCGCAGCCCTGCTGCTCGCCTTTCTGCCACTCGGTCTGCTGCACGCGGAAGAAGCCAGCATCACCTCGCCCGAGCTGGAGCCGGTCACCTCGCTGCTGACGCACAAGCTGTTCCTGCGTACCGGCTACGGGCCGGACGAAACGCGCCTGGGCGAAGACCGTCGCAGCTTCTTCAGCCTGCGCTACGAGCCGTCCTACCGCTGGTACTCCCCCGAACAGCGCTGGGCCAAGTGGGAAGCCTTCGGCCGTCTGTGGCTCAACTACGACACCGATCCGAATGCCCTGCAAAGCGACGAGGGCAACGACGAGAACGTATCGAGTCGGCGCCATGCCTACAGCGAAGCCCGCGAGTTCTATGTACGCCGCAACCTGCTGGGCGACGACCCGCGCTTCTCCGCGACCTTCGGCCGCCAGCGCTTCAGCGATCGTTTCGGCATCTGGTGGGACGACAGCATCGAAGCCCTGCGCCTGGACTACAACGACAGCTTCGGCAAAGGCTTCGTCGCCATCGCCGAGAAGTTCTACTACTACAACTCCGACGACAACCGCCTCGACCCGCGCGACAAGAAGATCCGCTACCTGATGGCCGAGTACGCCTGGCGCTGGCATGCCGATCACTGGATCGGCGCGCGCCTGCTGCACGAGGACGACTACTCGGGCAGCTCGCCGGATGATCGCCAGGACTTCGATGGCCTGCGCTACGGAGTGTTCCTGCACGGTGACACCCGCCACCTGACGTCGCTGGTCAGCGACTACCACCTGGAAGTCGCGGCACTCGACGGCAGGCTGGAAACCACGCAGAACAATGGCCTGCGCGACAGCGGTGACAAGACCGGCTGGGCCGTGGTGGCGGATGTCGGCAAGCGCTTCGAAACACTGCCATGGACGCCGCGCGTTGGCATCAGTGGTGGCCTCACTGACCGCCCGGATGACAGCGGCAGCGACGGTTTCACCCTCAACCGCATTCAGTCCGACCGGCGCAACGACCCGCTGAGCTACAGCAGTCGCCTGGTCAGCAACCTGGTCAGCGTCAACCTGAGCAACCTGGCCTTCTACGGCATCGTGCTGGAAACCCAGCCCACCGACCGCACTGCACTGGATATGCGCATCAGCGATCTGCATCTGCGCAACCGTTCGGCGCAACTGCCGCTGCGCACCACCAACGAAGGCGTGGTGCGCGATACCGGCTCGTCCCATCTGGGCCAGGTGCTCGACATCAACCACTACTGGCGCATGTTCCCGCTGGCCTACGACGGCAAGCGGGTACAGCTCAACACCCTGGCCAGCCTGAGCTACTTCAAGGCCGGCAGCGCGTTGGAGATCGGTGATGACTATCAACTGACGCTGGGCATAACCCTGACCTACTGA
- a CDS encoding MBOAT family O-acyltransferase has protein sequence MIFASNVFLFLFLPVFLLCYYIAKDHWRSYVIVLGSYLFYAWWRPDFLLLFVAISYWNYWFGLRIKARIDAGEKKIAFRLLTVGVIGNLATLGYFKYANFGADVLVAVLEPLGINTFTLEHIILPLGISFYVFQALSYIVDIYRRNAEPTNRFVDFAAYIAIFPQLIAGPILRYSLIDKQLKNRTHSLELFSLGACRFMLGFIKKVLIADSLAPMNTLFISGGGELQMADAWFGLLISALQLYFDFSGYSDMAIGLGMMMGFRFAENFNQPYIAQSITEFWQRWHMTLADFLRDYVYMPLVRKRLVGMLVGLVITMVLSGLWHGPSFAFIFWGLFFGIAMVVERKLGIATKVNTPYNFWRNARCMFVLASCMPLFFTGNLPHALQVYQALIGLNGIGSLDLYWFGTSAMTMTFTLIALLWIVIAGGINIRYYAGTGQDQYFMQHVGGFSALLLWVGFLLTLTRLAANSFSPFLYFQF, from the coding sequence ATGATCTTCGCCTCCAACGTCTTTCTGTTCCTGTTCCTGCCGGTGTTCCTGCTTTGTTACTACATAGCCAAGGACCACTGGCGTTCGTACGTGATCGTGCTCGGCAGCTACCTGTTCTACGCCTGGTGGCGTCCGGACTTCCTGCTGCTGTTCGTTGCCATTTCGTACTGGAACTACTGGTTCGGCCTGCGCATCAAGGCGCGGATCGATGCCGGCGAGAAGAAGATCGCCTTTCGCCTGCTGACCGTCGGCGTGATCGGCAACCTGGCCACCCTCGGCTACTTCAAGTACGCCAACTTCGGCGCCGACGTGCTGGTGGCGGTGCTGGAGCCGCTGGGCATCAATACCTTCACTCTGGAACACATCATCCTGCCGCTGGGCATCTCCTTCTATGTGTTCCAGGCGCTGAGCTATATCGTCGACATCTATCGACGCAATGCCGAGCCGACCAATCGCTTCGTCGATTTCGCTGCCTATATCGCCATCTTCCCGCAACTGATCGCCGGGCCGATCCTGCGCTACAGCCTGATCGACAAGCAGTTGAAGAACCGCACCCATTCGCTGGAGCTGTTTTCCCTCGGTGCCTGCCGCTTCATGCTCGGTTTCATCAAGAAAGTGCTGATCGCCGACTCCCTGGCACCGATGAATACCCTGTTCATCAGTGGCGGTGGCGAACTGCAGATGGCCGACGCCTGGTTCGGCCTGCTGATCTCCGCCCTGCAGCTGTACTTCGACTTCTCCGGCTACAGCGACATGGCCATCGGCCTGGGCATGATGATGGGCTTTCGCTTCGCCGAGAACTTCAACCAGCCCTATATCGCGCAGAGCATCACCGAGTTCTGGCAGCGCTGGCACATGACCCTGGCCGACTTCCTGCGCGACTACGTGTACATGCCGCTGGTACGCAAGCGCCTGGTCGGCATGCTGGTCGGCCTGGTCATCACCATGGTGCTGTCCGGGCTCTGGCACGGGCCAAGCTTCGCCTTCATCTTCTGGGGGCTGTTCTTCGGCATAGCCATGGTGGTCGAGCGCAAGCTGGGCATCGCCACCAAGGTCAACACGCCCTACAACTTCTGGCGCAATGCCCGCTGCATGTTCGTGCTGGCCTCCTGCATGCCGCTGTTCTTCACCGGTAATCTGCCGCACGCCCTGCAGGTCTATCAGGCGCTGATCGGCCTCAATGGCATCGGCTCGCTGGACCTTTACTGGTTCGGCACCTCGGCCATGACCATGACCTTCACCCTGATCGCCCTGCTGTGGATCGTCATCGCCGGCGGCATCAACATTCGCTACTACGCGGGCACCGGCCAGGACCAGTACTTCATGCAGCACGTCGGCGGCTTCAGCGCCCTGTTGCTGTGGGTCGGCTTCCTGCTGACGCTGACCCGCCTGGCCGCGAACTCCTTCTCACCTTTCCTGTACTTCCAGTTCTGA
- a CDS encoding alginate O-acetyltransferase — MFPVMNSASKINGILFCVMLCAMFLYSLPTVFAFAGTQTQALSLFLDGKLVRKFEQFYDKQLFLRDPSVELWANIQHAIFREGASGVVLGRDGWLFTNQEYLQPRDLEGNLERQVVLIDKVRAQLAQQGARLIVLPVPMKLDTYAVHSTYAPSEQISGLYQHFSQRLHDHGIDTVDLRSAYQSAAATEQLFLRNDTHWSPRGAELAAQTLAAQFPELQGETPYLTQAVSEKEVTGDLLNYLKFDPRLAPSYFEPVHIQLYETLQQSRNDLADSLFGEEAVSLALVGTSYTRIDDWNFVGFLKEALQRDLVSVALEARGPFQSMKEFLAGPAAKSGELQTVIWEFPLRTLLAQRQIPSPLATPETAQH, encoded by the coding sequence ATGTTTCCGGTGATGAACTCGGCCAGCAAGATCAACGGGATTCTCTTCTGCGTGATGCTGTGCGCCATGTTCCTGTACTCGCTGCCGACGGTGTTCGCCTTCGCCGGCACGCAAACCCAGGCCCTGTCGCTGTTTCTCGACGGCAAACTGGTGCGCAAGTTCGAGCAGTTCTACGACAAGCAATTGTTCCTGCGCGACCCGTCCGTCGAGCTGTGGGCCAACATCCAGCACGCGATCTTTCGTGAAGGCGCCAGCGGCGTGGTGCTAGGCCGTGACGGCTGGTTATTCACCAACCAGGAATACCTGCAACCCCGTGACCTCGAGGGCAACCTGGAGCGACAAGTCGTGCTGATCGACAAGGTGCGCGCACAACTGGCGCAACAGGGCGCGCGACTGATCGTCCTGCCGGTTCCGATGAAGCTGGACACCTACGCCGTGCACTCCACCTATGCCCCTTCGGAGCAGATCAGCGGCCTGTACCAACACTTCAGCCAACGCCTGCACGACCACGGCATCGACACCGTGGACCTGCGCAGCGCCTACCAGAGTGCGGCCGCCACCGAGCAGCTGTTCCTGCGTAACGACACCCACTGGAGCCCGAGGGGCGCCGAACTGGCAGCGCAAACCCTGGCCGCGCAGTTTCCCGAACTGCAGGGCGAGACCCCTTACCTGACCCAGGCCGTCAGCGAAAAAGAGGTGACCGGCGATCTGCTCAACTACCTCAAGTTCGACCCCAGGCTGGCCCCCAGCTATTTCGAGCCAGTGCATATCCAGCTCTACGAAACCTTGCAGCAAAGCCGCAACGACCTCGCCGACAGCCTGTTCGGCGAAGAGGCCGTATCACTGGCGCTGGTCGGCACCAGCTACACCCGTATCGATGACTGGAACTTCGTCGGTTTTCTCAAAGAGGCCCTGCAGCGCGACCTGGTAAGCGTCGCCCTGGAAGCCCGCGGCCCGTTCCAGTCGATGAAGGAATTTCTCGCAGGCCCAGCCGCGAAAAGCGGTGAGTTGCAGACGGTGATCTGGGAGTTCCCCCTGCGCACCCTGCTCGCCCAGCGTCAGATTCCTTCCCCCCTGGCTACGCCAGAAACTGCCCAACACTGA
- a CDS encoding alginate O-acetyltransferase AlgF, which yields MPALISRALIILLTIASAAAQAQDGNADLYDPVAPANSAFVRVLNLSERNIEVTLSGKNKPQVVTGGQFGGYRFVAPGKQRIAVANQAIEHELKANTASTVIYRDGQLLLIADQFVNEPRKAQIAFYNLTDTPAALKTVDGQHVVVDTIKRDETGSRMVNELKIAFAAYADSEQLIGFDELFLKKGRSYSYALLPAANGYRAITLANSIDPSE from the coding sequence ATGCCTGCCCTCATTTCCCGCGCCCTGATCATCCTGCTGACGATCGCCAGCGCCGCCGCCCAAGCCCAGGACGGCAACGCCGACCTTTACGACCCGGTGGCTCCGGCCAACTCGGCTTTCGTGCGAGTCCTCAACCTCAGCGAACGCAACATCGAGGTCACCCTCAGCGGCAAGAACAAGCCCCAGGTCGTCACCGGCGGGCAGTTCGGTGGCTATCGCTTCGTCGCACCGGGCAAGCAGCGCATCGCCGTGGCCAACCAGGCGATCGAGCATGAGCTGAAGGCCAACACCGCCAGCACGGTGATCTACCGCGACGGCCAGCTGCTGCTGATCGCTGACCAGTTCGTCAACGAACCACGCAAGGCGCAGATCGCCTTCTACAACCTCACCGACACCCCGGCGGCATTGAAGACCGTCGATGGGCAGCACGTGGTGGTCGACACCATCAAGCGCGACGAGACCGGCAGCCGCATGGTCAACGAGCTGAAGATTGCCTTCGCCGCCTATGCCGACAGCGAACAACTGATCGGCTTCGACGAGCTTTTCCTGAAAAAGGGCCGCTCCTACAGCTATGCCCTGCTGCCCGCAGCCAACGGCTACCGCGCGATAACCCTGGCCAACAGCATCGACCCCAGCGAATGA
- a CDS encoding alginate biosynthesis protein AlgX, whose product MKHYFLLAIGSLIAAGVQNASAAAQGEKTDECTDLQCLICPQLSAPEEYAEGNMKSLKQIVPGSDRWLFRSKVDLTNEFGIPPAMQPEFARLMRAFASHGTQVAVTVQPTRGLMHRAQLLPGQMHGFDYARASTNLRKFMQQMRDGGAIVPDIMTLVEQPPKDFFFRRDHHWTPVGAEATARVTADAIRQHPVYAQLPRKGYTTEQTLTLYKDGTLNLGLAAICGNHFGYQFVPGYQTVPEDNDAALLFEEQPDPEIVLVGTSNSAAREDETKQFNFDGFLKQYLSSDLINYALPGAGQDGSLLEYLLSSNYAPDKAPKLIIWELPANYRLDGDLMYRQLIPAVNGGCKASDSLLEARVERPAMGLNDRLELLSNAGAQRKDLKGRDAVLDIRISDPNIKNFYIITYYDNGTRDKVWFRREAIVTGGQYYLELSRAAEFRDANLLSVLLEPTQVVEQPFQIETKLCL is encoded by the coding sequence ATGAAGCACTATTTTCTACTGGCCATCGGCAGCCTGATCGCAGCGGGCGTACAGAACGCCTCCGCTGCAGCGCAGGGCGAAAAGACCGATGAATGCACGGATTTGCAATGCCTGATCTGCCCGCAACTCAGTGCGCCCGAGGAATATGCCGAAGGCAACATGAAGTCACTCAAGCAGATCGTTCCGGGGAGCGATCGCTGGCTGTTCCGTTCGAAAGTCGACCTGACCAACGAGTTCGGCATTCCGCCGGCCATGCAGCCTGAATTCGCCCGCCTGATGCGTGCGTTCGCCAGCCATGGCACGCAGGTGGCAGTGACCGTGCAGCCGACTCGCGGCCTGATGCATCGCGCCCAGCTGCTGCCGGGGCAGATGCATGGCTTCGACTACGCGCGCGCCAGCACCAACCTGCGCAAGTTCATGCAGCAGATGCGTGACGGCGGCGCCATCGTTCCGGACATCATGACCCTGGTGGAGCAACCGCCGAAGGATTTCTTCTTTCGCCGCGATCACCACTGGACCCCGGTAGGTGCAGAGGCTACCGCTCGGGTCACCGCCGACGCCATTCGCCAGCACCCGGTCTACGCGCAATTGCCGCGCAAGGGCTACACCACCGAGCAAACCCTGACCCTGTACAAGGACGGCACCCTCAACCTGGGCCTGGCGGCGATCTGCGGCAACCACTTCGGCTATCAGTTCGTGCCCGGCTACCAGACCGTGCCGGAAGACAACGACGCCGCCCTGCTGTTCGAAGAGCAGCCCGATCCGGAAATCGTCCTGGTCGGCACCAGTAACTCCGCCGCCCGTGAAGACGAGACCAAGCAGTTCAACTTCGACGGTTTTCTCAAGCAGTACCTGAGCAGCGACCTGATCAACTACGCCCTGCCCGGTGCGGGCCAGGACGGCTCGCTGCTGGAATACCTGCTGTCGTCCAACTACGCCCCGGACAAGGCGCCCAAGCTGATCATCTGGGAACTGCCGGCCAACTATCGCCTGGATGGCGACCTGATGTACCGCCAGCTGATCCCGGCGGTCAACGGCGGCTGCAAAGCCAGCGACAGCCTGCTCGAAGCCCGCGTCGAACGCCCGGCCATGGGCCTCAACGACCGTCTCGAACTGCTCAGCAACGCCGGTGCGCAGCGCAAGGACCTCAAGGGCCGCGATGCGGTGCTCGACATCCGCATCAGCGACCCCAACATCAAGAACTTCTACATCATCACCTACTACGACAACGGCACGCGCGACAAGGTGTGGTTCCGCCGTGAGGCCATCGTCACCGGTGGGCAGTACTACCTGGAACTGAGCCGCGCTGCGGAGTTCCGCGACGCCAACCTGCTGTCGGTGCTGCTCGAGCCTACCCAGGTCGTGGAGCAGCCCTTCCAGATCGAGACCAAGCTATGCCTGTAA
- a CDS encoding polysaccharide lyase encodes MPVRISPGRLTIMLVLLAGPMSASATQSIWSNHTPNVAAQMTGDYRNQSCPKKPPAAYTGHLQLDSKYDQSDASKSRLVARQSKDTERIRQQVKHYIGGLVKASQVFQRTSKANEATIALACLNLWLDAWASKSALLSDDASKTGVASRKWALAAIASTLLKVQALSDQRYQLSAVQTRWLGQLSAKVMAEYEPRRYDSGIYFNNHDYWAAWAVAATAMLLDDDRALAWADVALRRAFTQLTPGKGDYQYLPLEVARGRLATDYSHYALVPLMLLVEAAEHNGRPLTEQEREKLAGLANFAARAVLEPKTLAELTERQTEVGPHKMVWVLPFLTRYPQHQWAARLYQAHGKAINHYSQVGGDLKPLYPQLN; translated from the coding sequence ATGCCTGTAAGGATTTCGCCCGGCCGCCTGACGATCATGCTGGTGCTGCTCGCCGGCCCCATGAGCGCCAGCGCCACGCAGTCGATCTGGAGCAACCACACGCCGAACGTGGCGGCGCAGATGACGGGCGACTACCGCAACCAAAGCTGCCCGAAAAAACCGCCTGCCGCCTACACCGGGCACCTGCAACTGGACAGCAAGTACGACCAGAGCGACGCCAGCAAATCGCGGCTGGTGGCGCGCCAGAGCAAGGACACCGAACGCATCCGCCAGCAGGTCAAGCACTACATCGGCGGCCTGGTGAAGGCGTCTCAGGTGTTCCAGCGCACCAGCAAGGCCAACGAAGCCACCATCGCCCTGGCCTGCCTGAACCTGTGGCTCGATGCCTGGGCCAGCAAATCGGCACTGCTCAGCGACGACGCCAGCAAGACCGGCGTCGCCTCGCGCAAATGGGCGCTGGCCGCCATCGCCTCGACACTGCTCAAGGTGCAGGCCTTGAGCGATCAGCGCTATCAGTTGAGCGCCGTTCAGACGCGCTGGCTGGGCCAGCTGTCGGCCAAGGTGATGGCCGAGTACGAGCCACGCCGCTACGACAGCGGCATCTACTTCAACAACCACGACTATTGGGCCGCCTGGGCCGTGGCCGCCACCGCCATGCTGCTCGACGACGACCGAGCCCTGGCCTGGGCCGATGTCGCGCTGCGCCGCGCCTTCACCCAGCTCACCCCCGGCAAGGGTGACTACCAGTACCTGCCCCTGGAGGTCGCACGCGGCCGCCTGGCTACCGACTACAGCCACTACGCCCTGGTACCGCTGATGTTGCTGGTGGAGGCTGCCGAACATAACGGTCGCCCGCTCACCGAGCAGGAGCGCGAGAAACTCGCCGGCCTGGCCAACTTTGCCGCGCGCGCCGTGCTGGAGCCCAAGACCCTGGCGGAACTGACCGAGCGCCAGACGGAAGTCGGCCCGCACAAGATGGTCTGGGTGCTGCCCTTTCTCACTCGCTATCCGCAGCACCAATGGGCCGCACGCCTGTATCAGGCACACGGCAAAGCCATCAATCATTACAGCCAGGTGGGCGGCGATCTGAAACCGCTGTACCCCCAGCTCAACTGA